GAATACCTGAGTTGGGGGGCAGGGAGTTGACTGGATAGGCTGGATCAGATGCTGAACTCTTGTCTGGTTCTGCTGAAACTGCAGGTGTAGTGGTTCGTTCCCTTTTTGGGCCCTATAACTGACTACCTGACTAAGTCCTAACTAAGTTCTTGTCAAGTGTACCTTCCATATTGTCAGTGACAAGGATCCTAACTCTCATATCTAAAACCATGTCTCACATCTCACTtgctctatttatttgtttatttagaagCAGGATCTTGCCATGTAGGCCAAGTTTACTTTGAATTCCCaagcctcttgcctccacctagCTACTGCTAGGCTTGGCTCTAATTTATcacttttctgtctttaaaaaacaaaattccagccgggtgtggtggcgcacgctggtaatcctagcactcgggaggcagaggtaggaggatcaccgtgagttcgaggccaccctgagactacatagtgagttacaggtcagcctgggctagagtgagaccctaccttgaaaaaccaaaataaataaataaataaaataaaataaaatttcaagcttggcgtggtggtgcacgcctttaatcccagcacttgggaggcagagataggatcatcgtgagttcgaggcctgcctgagactacatagtgaattccaggtcagcctgggctagagtgagaccctacctcaacacccccccccaaaaaattccatatttatttatttgagaggagggagagagatgggcatgccagggcctctagccattgcaaatgaactcaagatttatgtgccactttgtgcatctggctttactttagcactggggaatcgaaccagggccgtTAGGTtttgccttaacctctgagccatctctccagctccttatctCACTTTTCAGAATTTCGGTTATGGCAGAACGTTGCAAACATGTTCAAGTCATCGAAGTGTATCCCTGAAAATGTCCATATTGGGCATCCCTGACCAGCTCCACAAATCAACTAAAAATAAGTCTATTCACCGTGCAGCGAGTCAGCTCTAGCCTTTCAGCTCAGATCTACGGAAAGCCAGGAACTGCGGCCCGGAGCAGAAGCGCCCAGCCCCATCTCCTGCGCTGCCTCTCTTCCATCCACACACCTGCTTCGCTAGGATCAGGTCACCTCTCTCCCCAACTTATCACACAGTTGCAGTCACAAATCGGCAGTGTGCTCCTTAGCCTCTGTCACCCTCTCCCCGAGGCGTGCTTGCAAGTCGCCCAGCACCTGCGAGCGAGCCTCGTGGACAAGCGGAGTGCGGGGAGGCGGCGCGAGACAGCAGCGGGACGACGAGTTTCACTCGCATTGCAGGACGGTATTTTCAGAGTTCAAAACTTTACACTTCCTCCCCACCGGTTCACCATCCTggcacattcttttcttttctttttttaatcgcTGCTCCGTCCCCGGTTCGGGGCGAAAGTTACAACGCCGCAGCTACTTTGACAAGGGCACTTTGAGGGGTGACTCGCAAATCCTCCCGATCCACAGGCCGCGCGCCAGCCGGCGGGCCGAGGACTCTCCGTGCGTGGCAGCGCCCGGGCCGGCCGCGCGACAACCTCGGCGGACGGACGCTTCCCCCTAAAAAGCCCAGGACGGGCGAGTGACCCGGCAGCCGGCGACACCACAGCCATCCGTAACTTGCCCGCCCACGCCGCCTCGCCCAAGCCCGCGGGAGACACCTTGGTTCCCGCCCCCTCCTTCCACAGGTCACCCTCCGCCCTTCCACGCCCCTTTCCCTCGGCCCCGGCAGCCGGCAGGCAGGGAAGTGTCGTAAAGTTAGGCCCAGGAAACTTTACCCGGGGTAACAGCCGAGGCGCTttacggcggcggcggcggcggcggcggctgggtgagagcgagagcgagagagagagagcgagagagagagagagagagagagagagagagagggactcgTCGGCGACGGCGGCGGTGGTGGCCGAGGGAGAGGAGTGGTGGCGGTAGCGGCGGCAGGGACCGGTGTGGGGTGAGGCGCGACGTGAGGACAGGGGAGAGACCGCGGGTGACAGGGGCTGGGCGGCTGGGCCCGGGAGgccggggagggaggaggacggGGGTTGGTGGGGACGGTGGCCGACGAGGGCCGCTGGGGCGGCGCTGAGAGCGTGTGTGTTGTGAGTGGGGGTGGCGGCGCGGAATTGGGGGGACAGCTCGGTGAGGGACGGTCTCTGCCTTTGTTTCCCCACCTCCGCCGCCCCCTCCCGCTCCTCTCGGTGCCTGTCGGCCCGGGTCTCATGGCCTCCTCCTCTGTCGGTCTGTAGGATGGCGGAGGTACCGCCTGGGCCTAGCAGCCTCCTCCCACCACCAGCACCTCCGGCCCCGGCGGCCACCGAGCCCCGCTGCACGTTCCCGGCGGGGGCTGCCCTGGCCTGCTGCAGCGAGGACGAGGAGGACGACGAGGAGCACGAAGGcggcagaggaagaagaggaggaggaggaggacgacgaGGCAGGAACCTGGCGGGCGGAGAGGCGACGGCCACGGCCAAAGGGCGTCCGTGCCTCCGCTGCCCGCAGCCGCCGCTCGAGCAGCAGCAGCCGCCGCAGCAGCAGCTCAACGGATTGATCAGCCCCGAACTGCGACACCTCCGGGCGGCCGCCTCTCTCAAGAGCAAGGTCCTGAGTGCCGCCGAATCGGCTGTGACCACGGCGGTCACCCTCGACGGGGACCCCAGAGTGACTGCAACAAAAGGAGCTGGGGGACACTCGGGCGACAGACCTCCCCACTCCGTCCCCAGTAATGCAAGAACTGCGCTCCCCAGCCAGGCGGAGGAGGCCTCGGTGGAGGTGGCCAGCGACCCCGCGGTGGCCCGCAATGGACTGGCTGAGGGCAACGAGcccgaggaggaggaagaggaggacgacGGCGAGCAGGTGCGACTCCTGTCCTCGTCCCTGACCGCCAGCTGCAGTTTGAAAAGCCCCCCGAGCAGGGAGGTCGAGCCTGGGGAGGATCGGACGATACGATATGTCCGCTATGAATCTGAGCTCCAAATGCCCGATATCATGAGACTGATCACCAAAGATCTGTCTGAACCCTACTCCATTTATACGTATAGATATTTTATCCACAACTGGCCACAGCTGTGCTTCTTGGTAAGTGGAGAGAATGCAAACGAGGTGAGCCCCGCAGACCTGCAGGCCAGGCAGGGTCAGGGAGTGTGAGGGTCCCCGAGTGTGGCAGTGGATGTGTCCTGCATGTTCATAGTCCCTTACAGGATGCGAAGCGCTCAAATGCAGGCACACATTCCTAGTTATTTAATGGAACTTTTCGAAGGTAAGAGCTCATGGTCTGTGTTAACTTGATACTGTTGTAAATGCAGCAAGCCTGTATCTTGGGCGCAGGGGGCTGGTGTCTTACTTCCTGTTTCTTTAGCGTATAATCGTGTTTAGCCGTCTTTAATTACCTGCCCTCATCGTCAGAGCACTTCGCACTGATTGAATTTGAACATAGTTCTGTTCGGATACAGAATTTATTAACAACTCATCACAGCTGCAACTGAGGGAAACTATGCATAAATATGTTCTGGTGAACATGGTTGTCAGTAAACTTGCCATAGCCACATTGGAGAATTAAATCCTAGAATAATGTTCAGTGGTTACAGAGATGTTTCTCCTACAGGACAGCAGTTGTAGTCGGCTGGCTTTCTGGTGCTCCATTGCAGAAGGTGCTACTAACAACACTTGCAGTGTTTGAAAGCCTCCTGAAACTTCAACAGAATACCCATATGTGAAATGCAGGAAACCTAAGTGGGAAATTGTtactaatctatttttttttaaaaagaaactaaacatGCCTCAACACTGGCACCATTGGCTTGCGTGAGGTATAACTGACAAGCTTTTTACTTACATGTAAGCCAAACAGACTTGGCTGTCATATGACGATTTTTCAACCAATACCAGCACCAGTAACTCCTCTACTATAATATTGACCCAGTTCAGTCAGTATGGAACCTTTAACTTAAATATTGACTGCAGATGTATGAATCGTTTAAGCCCATCATATTTTCATTAGATTTTATGAAAGGTGACATGCTTTTGAGGAATATTTTATATGAAGAGAAAAACTCCCCTATTATTTGCTCTTTTAACCTTGACTTGGTTGCACTTATCAATTCTTTGCACTGTTTTGACAGTACTTCAGAAAAATATCTTTTTGCTTTTATAGTTTAGTGGCCACCTGAAAATATAAACTGAGTATTGCAGATCATAATAGTTTGGTTAGTTTGGCCTTGACTGCTTTAACTTTGATGTAATGCAGTTGTTTAAAATGTAGGCCCTTTTTGATGTCTCAGAAAACTGCTTTTAGGGTTCTTAGCTTTGAATCAAAATACAAGTTTAAAAACAAAGCCCTCTATAAATGAATATGGGGAAAAAGCTTATAGCACTATTAGAAATCTTCCATCAGATACCATGCCATTGTAATTACTAGAAACTGTGAATTGATTCTATCATAAAATGTCATTGCCATAAGTTAAATTGAAATAAGACTCAGGGTGGCTCACTGGTAATGGGCTTGCTTCACATTCTTCAAGCAATCTTTTTAATTCCCAGCATTATACAGACattcacacaaacaaacaaaacaaaaaccaatttgTCAGTTTCAAAAAATAGTTGATTATATGACAAGACgttttttaaatcatattattATTTAGGGCATTCTCAACTTGTATACCATTTTAGACTCTGGTAAACTTAATCCTAGTAAACTCCTTTAGTCTGATTTCATATATTTCCTTCTTAATTCACCAGTTAATCTGTACTTCAGCTTTTACCAGCCAAAGTTTAACATTAAATTGTGAGTCTCAAGAAGCTGAGCTATACACAAGTGGTTGTCTTGTAAGATTTCTTAAATGAAAGTATGAAATATGAATCAGGAGGTATTgaacaatagaacaatacttaaacATCAGACAGCATTCACAATAGGGTCTTTTATGTTGatatacttttaaatttgttGCATAAGaatgaatttattaaaaatacaagTGTTTTATATATCTTAAATCATATCTTGAAAGACACCTAGAGATAATCTAGGCCCACTCCCCCATAGAAAAAGTAAAGACCAGAGTGACTTAAGATGTTTAAATTTTTAGATATTAGTGGCAGAGAAGTAAAGGTAGAACTCAGGTCTTCTAGCCTCTCATGACAAGTGAGAGCTGGAAATAAGACATACCTTTGACCCATTTTGTGCAACTCCTTATGGCACAAAAGTTCCCTTCACCAGGAGACAGTTGTCCACAGCAGTATCAGTCTCGAGAGATTAGAAAACTCTAAAATATTCCTTGTTACATGGAGAATATGTAAAGGAGGATCACATGGAGTGTGAGATTAAACTTTATAACATTGATTAAcaaaatgacattttcttttaattcttcctAATAATTGTGATATGCCAGTACAGATGTGGACTCCTGTCAGTTACTCTTGCGTGAACCCTTTAGAGTTCATAGCATGTTCAGTTTTGGTGCCTTTTAGAAGCTCTTAGATTTACCACTAGCAATGACTATTATATATAGAacttccatttgtttttttttaaaaaaagttaaatttaactTTATAGTGTCCTCTACTTTTATATTTATAGTGttctagaattttaaaattttactttatacagtttatatttatacatactgGCAAACCTTTAACCTGTGGAGTTAATCTTGTCAAAGATTTTTCAACTTTGGTCCTTGAAAAACCTTATTTAGTAGCATGAGTTTTACAAGCATGTGCAGAAGCTTTTGTTTGGAAAAATCAATAAGCAATTCTAATTGTTGCAAATGTTTATCAGCAGTTTATTAGGAAAAGTGCACTATTTATTTTCACTATCAGCATTTTGTTAATGAGTATATCatactatctatctgtctttctttccttctttatttctttatttatatgatgtagggtcttgttctggcccaggctgtcttggaattcactatgtagttacagactggcctggaactcagtgcttctacctctgcctcccaactactgccccaccttttactttttttttcccctaatatttatttatttattgtttgagagagggagagagaggtagataaaaatgggtgcaccaggacttagccactgcagatgaactccaaacacttgccccaccttgtgaatctggcttacatgggttctgggaaattgaacctgagtcctttgactttgcaggcaagtgccttaaccactaagccatctctccagcacacaccccaacttttatttttatatgaggtATATAACTATAGTTTTTGCTTCTCcgtattctttgttttgtttttatttttcaaggtagggtttcactctagtctaggctaacctggaattcactctgtattctcagggtggccttgaactcacagagatcctcctacctctgcctcctgagtgctgggattaaaggtgtgctccaccacgtccGGCATCCATATTCTTAAATAGGGAAACAATCTAGTCTTAGAAGTAACTAACATAgtatgtttgctttttatttacgTCATTAAGGACAAAAATTTGTCTGAAATTCATGTCCAGTTTGAAGGGATTGTCTAatttaatgatttaatttttctgtgtGGATAACTTTATGAACTGTGAGGTGTGGCTGTCCtatactttatttctatttttacttatttgagagaa
The nucleotide sequence above comes from Jaculus jaculus isolate mJacJac1 chromosome 7, mJacJac1.mat.Y.cur, whole genome shotgun sequence. Encoded proteins:
- the Naa30 gene encoding N-alpha-acetyltransferase 30 isoform X2, which gives rise to MAEVPPGPSSLLPPPAPPAPAATEPRCTFPAGAALACCSEDEEDDEEHEGGRGRRGGGGGRRGRNLAGGEATATAKGRPCLRCPQPPLEQQQPPQQQLNGLISPELRHLRAAASLKSKVLSAAESAVTTAVTLDGDPRVTATKGAGGHSGDRPPHSVPSNARTALPSQAEEASVEVASDPAVARNGLAEGNEPEEEEEEDDGEQVRLLSSSLTASCSLKSPPSREVEPGEDRTIRYVRYESELQMPDIMRLITKDLSEPYSIYTYRYFIHNWPQLCFLAMVGEECVGAIVCKLDMHKKMFRRGYIAMLAVDSKYRRNGIGTNLVKKAIYAMVEGDCDEVVLETEITNKSALKLYENLGFVRDKRLFRYYLNGVDALRLKLWLR
- the Naa30 gene encoding N-alpha-acetyltransferase 30 isoform X3, whose amino-acid sequence is MAEVPPGPSSLLPPPAPPAPAATEPRCTFPAGAALACCSEDEEDDEEHEGGRGRRGGGGGRRGRNLAGGEATATAKGRPCLRCPQPPLEQQQPPQQQLNGLISPELRHLRAAASLKSKVLSAAESAVTTAVTLDGDPRVTATKGAGGHSGDRPPHSVPSNARTALPSQAEEASVEVASDPAVARNGLAEGNEPEEEEEEDDGEQAMVGEECVGAIVCKLDMHKKMFRRGYIAMLAVDSKYRRNGIGTNLVKKAIYAMVEGDCDEVVLETEITNKSALKLYENLGFVRDKRLFRYYLNGVDALRLKLWLR
- the Naa30 gene encoding N-alpha-acetyltransferase 30 isoform X1 — protein: MAEVPPGPSSLLPPPAPPAPAATEPRCTFPAGAALACCSEDEEDDEEHEGGRGRRGGGGGRRGRNLAGGEATATAKGRPCLRCPQPPLEQQQPPQQQLNGLISPELRHLRAAASLKSKVLSAAESAVTTAVTLDGDPRVTATKGAGGHSGDRPPHSVPSNARTALPSQAEEASVEVASDPAVARNGLAEGNEPEEEEEEDDGEQVRLLSSSLTASCSLKSPPSREVEPGEDRTIRYVRYESELQMPDIMRLITKDLSEPYSIYTYRYFIHNWPQLCFLVSGENANEAMVGEECVGAIVCKLDMHKKMFRRGYIAMLAVDSKYRRNGIGTNLVKKAIYAMVEGDCDEVVLETEITNKSALKLYENLGFVRDKRLFRYYLNGVDALRLKLWLR